The proteins below come from a single Acaryochloris sp. CCMEE 5410 genomic window:
- a CDS encoding chloride channel protein, translating to MKLISAFQPLRHLTQSSRFAIIEACLIGLISGLAAVALQDGIGWLGGLRISLANQFHSPLMLPLIGVIGGLTAGLLIETIAPDAKGSGIPQVKAALAQFPIALNWQVALVKLVSGITALGTGLPLGRQGPTVQLGAALAAQLSYWFPTAPNHRQQMIAAGAGAGLAAGFAAPIAGVLFIVEELLHDLSGLTLGTAILSSFIGAVVAHVLGGQNLSISFEQVTTATSFSVPEIPFFILLGILAGGFGAIFNRGLLLSVDLNRRLKFLGLPWRIGLAGGICGGIIGQLPSIFQDNTGLRGLLGLGDLGWQLALTAFVVQFGLTLIAYGSGAPGGLFAPSLVMGAALGNLVGLGQAQLLGAGLPTTYAFVGMGAFFGAVSRVPVTGIVIIFEITQDFNLVLPLMISSVVAYLTAEQVNQSSIYDLLLQQQGIQLQNASPSAQRMLDALTAEDIMQRQVETLPSDLSLDAARKIFSRSHHRGFPVLEDRRLVGILSRTDLNRVTQQQKPGDTLIRDIMTSQPLTVGPTASLSDVLYILNRSHISRLPVLDGRKLIGIITRADIIHAEFDHISGQKQQDNQAFAPSYGVYLTRGPATGEGRILLPLANPDTAETLLKVAVAMAQALNYELECLHIIRLPRNRLPAETPVQTVKGRRLLQRAIRYGQRHQVSVHTQIIAAQDVAQAILEVEQTEHINLLLMGWQGQFFSGGQIGNPTVRTILQQAKSQVLVIRPAAHFNRSKNQRWLIPVSGGPNVQQAIQLLPALVPLSKSPKLKLFQVYPPSSDLPDPSILDHYSQFLKQACPDSAVKRTQICAQNVADAIVELARLQKTDIIVIGASPAGLVHQALKGNIPLAIAQGTEATIILVRGSGTNVVV from the coding sequence ATGAAGCTAATTTCGGCATTCCAACCCCTGCGCCACCTCACTCAGTCCAGTCGCTTTGCCATTATTGAAGCCTGTCTGATTGGTCTTATTTCTGGTTTAGCAGCCGTCGCCTTACAGGATGGGATTGGGTGGTTAGGGGGGCTACGGATATCTTTAGCCAACCAGTTTCATTCTCCTCTGATGCTGCCGTTAATAGGGGTTATCGGTGGTTTAACCGCAGGGTTGCTGATAGAAACCATTGCCCCGGATGCCAAGGGGAGTGGTATCCCTCAAGTGAAGGCTGCACTGGCACAGTTTCCCATTGCGCTGAATTGGCAAGTCGCCCTGGTTAAACTGGTCAGCGGCATCACTGCCCTGGGAACCGGATTACCTTTAGGGCGGCAAGGGCCTACGGTGCAATTAGGCGCTGCTCTGGCCGCACAGCTAAGCTACTGGTTCCCTACAGCTCCCAACCACCGACAGCAAATGATTGCAGCCGGGGCCGGGGCAGGACTCGCAGCAGGGTTTGCAGCCCCCATTGCTGGGGTCTTATTTATTGTCGAGGAGCTGTTGCATGACTTATCTGGATTAACCCTGGGGACCGCCATTCTGTCTTCCTTTATCGGTGCAGTTGTTGCCCATGTTTTAGGGGGGCAAAACCTATCTATCAGCTTTGAACAGGTCACCACCGCCACCAGCTTCTCCGTTCCGGAAATTCCCTTCTTTATTTTGCTGGGGATTTTGGCAGGAGGATTTGGAGCCATATTCAATCGAGGCCTGCTCCTCAGTGTTGATCTAAACCGCCGCCTCAAGTTCCTCGGGTTACCCTGGCGCATCGGCTTAGCAGGCGGTATTTGTGGCGGTATTATTGGCCAACTGCCCAGCATTTTCCAGGACAATACGGGGCTCAGAGGACTATTGGGTTTAGGGGATCTGGGTTGGCAGTTGGCTCTAACAGCCTTCGTTGTCCAGTTTGGACTAACCCTGATTGCCTATGGTTCAGGGGCTCCAGGCGGATTATTTGCCCCCAGCCTAGTCATGGGGGCCGCCTTAGGGAATTTAGTAGGGCTAGGTCAGGCTCAACTACTCGGTGCTGGTTTACCCACGACTTATGCGTTTGTGGGCATGGGGGCGTTTTTTGGGGCCGTTAGTCGTGTCCCTGTCACCGGGATCGTGATTATCTTTGAAATCACCCAGGATTTCAATCTCGTTCTCCCTCTGATGATCAGCTCTGTAGTCGCCTATCTAACCGCTGAGCAAGTCAATCAAAGTTCTATCTATGATTTGTTGCTACAGCAACAAGGGATTCAACTCCAAAATGCATCTCCCTCTGCCCAACGGATGTTAGATGCCCTGACTGCAGAAGACATTATGCAGCGGCAAGTGGAAACGTTACCTAGCGATCTGTCTTTAGATGCAGCCCGAAAGATTTTTTCCCGTTCCCACCATCGGGGTTTTCCAGTGCTCGAAGACCGACGATTAGTGGGGATCTTGAGTCGCACGGATCTCAATCGAGTGACGCAACAACAGAAACCCGGCGATACCTTAATCCGGGATATCATGACGTCCCAACCCTTAACGGTCGGCCCCACGGCTTCCTTGTCAGATGTCCTTTATATTCTCAATCGCTCCCATATCAGTCGTCTCCCCGTATTAGATGGACGCAAACTCATCGGCATCATTACCCGTGCCGATATTATTCACGCCGAATTTGATCACATTTCCGGCCAGAAACAACAGGATAATCAGGCTTTTGCCCCGTCCTATGGTGTCTACCTAACTCGAGGGCCCGCCACTGGCGAAGGGCGAATCCTCTTGCCCCTCGCGAATCCTGACACGGCTGAAACCCTCCTAAAGGTTGCTGTAGCCATGGCTCAAGCCCTGAACTATGAGTTAGAGTGCCTGCACATTATCCGTCTACCTCGTAATCGTTTACCAGCTGAGACCCCCGTCCAAACCGTCAAAGGTCGGCGACTTCTACAAAGAGCAATTCGGTATGGCCAACGCCACCAAGTGTCTGTTCATACCCAAATCATTGCGGCTCAGGACGTAGCCCAAGCCATTTTGGAAGTCGAACAGACGGAGCATATCAATCTCCTGCTTATGGGGTGGCAAGGGCAATTTTTTTCTGGTGGACAGATTGGTAATCCCACAGTTCGGACGATTCTCCAGCAGGCCAAAAGCCAAGTCTTGGTGATAAGACCTGCCGCCCACTTTAATAGGAGTAAAAACCAGCGTTGGCTTATCCCAGTGTCTGGAGGGCCCAATGTGCAACAAGCGATTCAACTGTTGCCAGCCCTTGTTCCCCTTAGCAAGTCACCCAAACTGAAATTGTTTCAAGTTTATCCCCCCAGTAGTGATCTGCCTGACCCCAGCATTCTCGATCACTACTCACAGTTCCTCAAACAGGCTTGCCCGGATAGCGCAGTCAAACGGACACAAATTTGTGCTCAAAATGTGGCAGACGCTATTGTGGAACTGGCAAGGCTCCAAAAGACTGACATCATCGTCATTGGAGCCAGTCCAGCTGGGTTAGTCCACCAAGCACTTAAGGGAAACATCCCCCTAGCTATTGCCCAAGGGACAGAGGCAACCATCATTTTAGTGAGAGGCTCTGGAACCAACGTTGTGGTTTAG
- the murA gene encoding UDP-N-acetylglucosamine 1-carboxyvinyltransferase has translation MDQSVSTKANSSILEVWGGTPLQGKVNISGAKNSALVLMAGALLCSEPCRLRNVPSLADIQGMAKILKALGVKIKQDNDVLELDPTHITTTDAPYELVSKLRASFFAIGPLLARMGVAKVPLPGGCAIGARPVEIHVRGLKQLGAEVYIEHGVVHAYASKLKGAKIYLDYPSVGATETLMMAATLAEGETVLDNAAQEPEVADLANFCISMGAKITGAGTKTITISGVPKLHSTDYNIVPDRIEAGTFLMAGAITHSDILLSPVVPDHLTAVIAKLRSIGFQLTPDAQQGLRIQSKGVHTGTEIETLPYPGFPTDMQSIFMALLTLSEGNSVVTETVFENRLGHVPELVRMGADIRVKGNIAVIHGVPFLSGAPVTGTDLRATAALVVAALAAKGKTSIEGLQHLDRGYSDFEQKLRGLGAKIERVSAPNA, from the coding sequence GTGGATCAGTCTGTTTCGACCAAAGCAAACTCGTCGATCCTTGAGGTATGGGGAGGGACACCACTCCAAGGGAAAGTCAACATTAGTGGAGCCAAGAACTCCGCCCTCGTGCTTATGGCTGGGGCACTCCTCTGTTCAGAACCCTGCCGTTTGCGGAATGTTCCATCCCTTGCAGATATCCAAGGAATGGCCAAAATCCTCAAAGCCTTAGGGGTCAAAATTAAGCAAGATAACGATGTTTTAGAGTTGGATCCGACCCACATCACCACAACGGATGCCCCCTATGAACTCGTCAGTAAGCTAAGGGCCAGTTTCTTTGCCATTGGTCCATTACTAGCCCGAATGGGCGTTGCCAAAGTCCCTTTACCCGGCGGCTGCGCCATTGGTGCGAGACCCGTAGAAATTCATGTTCGAGGTCTAAAGCAGCTTGGAGCCGAAGTTTACATTGAACATGGTGTCGTTCATGCCTATGCTTCTAAACTTAAAGGCGCCAAGATTTATCTGGATTACCCCAGCGTGGGGGCGACCGAAACCCTGATGATGGCTGCAACCCTGGCCGAAGGGGAAACCGTTTTGGATAACGCTGCCCAGGAGCCTGAAGTTGCAGACTTGGCAAACTTCTGTATATCCATGGGAGCCAAGATTACGGGAGCGGGCACCAAAACGATTACCATTTCTGGTGTTCCTAAACTGCACAGCACCGATTACAACATTGTGCCAGATCGGATTGAAGCAGGCACCTTTTTGATGGCGGGAGCGATTACCCACTCTGATATTCTTCTGTCGCCTGTCGTGCCTGATCACCTAACTGCAGTCATTGCTAAACTCAGGTCTATCGGATTTCAATTGACACCGGATGCCCAACAGGGATTGCGGATCCAGTCTAAAGGGGTTCATACAGGGACCGAAATCGAGACGCTTCCCTATCCGGGGTTCCCCACCGATATGCAATCCATTTTCATGGCTCTGCTGACCTTAAGTGAGGGAAACAGTGTTGTGACTGAAACAGTATTCGAAAATCGTTTGGGCCATGTTCCTGAATTGGTCAGGATGGGGGCTGATATTCGAGTGAAGGGCAATATTGCTGTGATTCATGGTGTGCCATTCTTGTCAGGGGCACCGGTAACAGGAACTGACTTGAGGGCAACGGCAGCACTCGTGGTCGCCGCCCTAGCCGCCAAAGGTAAAACCAGCATTGAAGGTCTACAGCATCTAGACCGAGGCTATTCTGACTTTGAGCAGAAGTTACGGGGCTTAGGTGCCAAAATTGAGCGGGTTTCTGCTCCCAACGCTTAA
- a CDS encoding glycosyltransferase family 2 protein encodes MPQDVVKPAPAEQTLGLVAIGRNEGERLKACLNSAIAQVPIAHIVYVDSSSTDDSVTWATDLGITVLTLDLSIPFTAARARNTGYKYLCTEYPQLTFIQFLDGDCQLAPDWCTTALATLVMYPDVAVVCGRRREKSPEQSVYNLLCDMEWDTPIGEALACGGDALMRISALQQVGGYRDSLIAGEEPELCLRLRRNHWRILRIDADMTWHDAQITQFSQWWQRTVRAGHAYAEGAWLHGAPPERHWVQESLRSWIWGFILPITLLATLPGSQGWSLAGGVVYVLLAAKICWTQHSKHSWSASATYALFCVLGKLPEAQGQLQFHWYRIAGRTQQIVEYK; translated from the coding sequence ATGCCTCAGGACGTCGTTAAACCCGCACCCGCAGAACAAACCCTTGGCTTAGTGGCCATTGGTCGCAATGAAGGAGAGCGTCTCAAGGCTTGTTTGAATTCTGCGATCGCACAAGTTCCTATCGCCCATATTGTTTATGTGGACTCCAGTTCTACAGATGACAGTGTCACCTGGGCAACGGACCTAGGAATCACAGTGTTGACCTTAGATTTATCCATTCCCTTTACGGCAGCTCGTGCACGTAATACTGGATATAAATATCTTTGCACCGAATATCCCCAGCTGACATTTATCCAGTTTCTGGATGGGGACTGCCAGTTAGCCCCTGATTGGTGCACCACCGCCCTAGCTACGCTAGTGATGTATCCCGATGTGGCGGTCGTATGTGGTCGGCGACGAGAAAAATCTCCTGAACAGTCTGTCTATAATCTGCTCTGTGATATGGAATGGGACACGCCCATCGGTGAAGCACTAGCTTGTGGTGGAGACGCCCTGATGCGGATTTCAGCCCTTCAACAAGTGGGCGGATATCGAGATTCTTTGATTGCAGGAGAGGAGCCGGAACTCTGTCTGCGGCTGCGGCGCAACCATTGGCGCATTCTTCGCATTGATGCTGATATGACCTGGCATGATGCCCAAATCACCCAGTTTAGTCAATGGTGGCAGCGTACCGTTCGAGCTGGCCATGCCTATGCAGAAGGGGCATGGCTCCATGGAGCACCTCCCGAACGCCATTGGGTGCAAGAAAGTCTGCGGAGCTGGATCTGGGGATTTATCCTGCCCATTACCCTGTTGGCAACTTTGCCTGGGAGCCAAGGATGGAGCCTAGCGGGTGGGGTAGTTTATGTCTTGCTAGCTGCAAAGATATGCTGGACACAGCACTCCAAGCATTCTTGGTCAGCATCTGCAACGTATGCACTATTCTGTGTACTGGGTAAGCTGCCAGAGGCTCAAGGGCAGCTCCAGTTCCATTGGTACCGGATCGCAGGTCGAACCCAGCAAATTGTGGAATATAAATAA
- the petL gene encoding cytochrome b6-f complex subunit PetL, translated as MGFVAYILFISLFTGMALGLYFGLKAVKLI; from the coding sequence ATGGGTTTTGTCGCCTACATTTTATTTATCAGTCTTTTTACAGGTATGGCTCTTGGTCTCTATTTTGGGCTCAAGGCCGTCAAGTTGATCTAA
- the gatB gene encoding Asp-tRNA(Asn)/Glu-tRNA(Gln) amidotransferase subunit GatB: protein MVTKAPAKTEYEAVIGLETHCQLSTDTKIFCNCSTAFGADPNHQVCPVCMGMPGVLPVLNETVLEYAVKAGRALNCEIAKYSKFDRKQYFYPDLPKNYQVSQFDLPIAEHGWLEVEIVDEQGEATRKKIGITRLHMEEDAGKLVHGGSDRLAGSTHSLVDFNRTGIPLIEIVSEPDMRTGLEAAEYAQEIRRIVRYLGVSDGNMQEGSLRCDVNISVRPRGQKEFGTKVEIKNMNSFSAIQRAIDYEIARQIEAIETGEPIIQETRLWEEGAQRTIGMRSKEGSSDYRYFPEPDLTPIEVAPSLLKQWQSELPELPAAKRHRYEEEIGLSPYDTRILTDDHAITQYFETTLKAGASAKQAANWLMGDITGYLNNESLSITDIALNPEALAELIELIEANTISGKIAKELLPELLTKGGSPKKLVEKKGLTQISDAATLESLIDEVLAAHPQELEQYRNGKTKLQGFFMGQVMKRTSGRADPKATNQMLAKKLKG, encoded by the coding sequence ATGGTCACAAAGGCTCCTGCAAAGACTGAATATGAAGCGGTAATTGGTTTAGAGACCCATTGCCAGCTCAGTACAGACACCAAAATTTTTTGTAACTGCTCCACTGCCTTTGGCGCAGATCCGAATCACCAAGTTTGCCCCGTGTGCATGGGCATGCCTGGTGTTTTGCCCGTCCTTAACGAAACGGTTTTAGAATATGCCGTCAAGGCAGGTCGCGCTCTCAATTGTGAGATTGCTAAATACAGCAAATTCGACCGGAAGCAATACTTTTACCCCGATCTGCCCAAAAACTATCAAGTCTCCCAATTTGACTTACCCATTGCCGAGCATGGTTGGTTAGAAGTCGAAATTGTTGATGAACAAGGGGAAGCCACCCGCAAAAAAATCGGCATTACCCGTCTACATATGGAAGAAGATGCAGGCAAATTGGTCCATGGTGGCAGCGATCGCCTAGCGGGTTCCACCCACTCTCTGGTGGACTTTAACCGCACTGGCATCCCTCTAATAGAGATTGTCTCTGAACCCGATATGCGCACGGGGTTAGAAGCCGCCGAATACGCCCAAGAGATTCGCCGAATTGTTCGGTATCTTGGGGTTAGTGACGGCAATATGCAAGAAGGGTCTCTGCGGTGCGACGTCAATATTTCTGTCCGTCCTCGGGGGCAGAAAGAATTTGGTACCAAAGTAGAAATCAAGAATATGAACTCCTTTAGTGCTATTCAACGGGCTATCGATTATGAAATTGCCCGCCAAATTGAAGCCATTGAAACGGGTGAACCCATTATTCAAGAAACGCGGCTATGGGAAGAAGGCGCACAACGTACCATCGGCATGCGCAGCAAAGAAGGCTCTAGTGACTATCGCTATTTCCCAGAGCCAGATCTAACCCCCATTGAAGTTGCCCCCAGTCTGCTCAAGCAGTGGCAGTCAGAACTACCAGAACTTCCTGCAGCCAAGCGTCATCGGTACGAGGAAGAAATTGGGCTGTCCCCCTATGACACTCGTATCCTCACGGATGATCACGCCATCACTCAATATTTTGAGACCACCTTAAAAGCGGGCGCTTCGGCCAAACAGGCAGCAAACTGGCTAATGGGAGATATCACCGGCTATCTCAACAATGAGAGCTTATCCATTACAGACATTGCCTTAAACCCTGAAGCCTTAGCTGAGCTCATTGAGCTTATCGAAGCCAACACCATCAGTGGCAAAATTGCCAAAGAGCTTTTGCCTGAGCTGCTGACAAAAGGCGGTTCTCCTAAAAAACTAGTCGAAAAGAAAGGACTCACTCAGATTTCGGATGCTGCTACTTTGGAATCCCTGATTGATGAAGTATTGGCTGCCCATCCCCAAGAGCTGGAACAATACCGCAACGGTAAAACTAAACTGCAAGGCTTTTTTATGGGACAAGTCATGAAACGCACTAGTGGACGGGCTGATCCTAAAGCTACGAATCAGATGTTGGCTAAAAAGCTTAAAGGTTAA
- a CDS encoding ABC transporter permease codes for MTPTKVWPRFLRFPHHASLSVWLMITGIMITLFFVIIALIAPSLEQWNWIQDPTSTSILENIPHSAPSGKHWFGTDKLGYDVFARTVYGARAALQVVVAATLFSVVFGVILGLISGYLGGWVDRILLFLMDSIYAIPGLLIAVTLSFSIGEAARGVPSAAAALGVAYIPKYYRVVRNHTVSIKTELFMEAARALGASPWRIITRYLFGNVIQSVPVLFSLNAADSVLTLGALGFLGLGLPAEIPEWGYDLKVALEGFTGEVWWTTLFPGLAMASLSVGLSLASEGLSEFFNPLQRRDADQS; via the coding sequence ATGACTCCTACTAAAGTTTGGCCACGTTTTCTACGGTTTCCCCATCATGCCAGCTTATCAGTCTGGTTAATGATTACGGGCATTATGATTACCCTGTTTTTTGTCATTATTGCTCTAATAGCTCCCTCTTTAGAGCAATGGAATTGGATTCAAGATCCAACCTCCACCAGCATTCTTGAAAATATTCCCCATAGTGCGCCCTCTGGTAAGCATTGGTTTGGTACGGACAAGCTCGGGTATGACGTCTTTGCTCGAACAGTTTATGGGGCTCGGGCTGCCCTACAAGTTGTGGTGGCAGCAACCTTATTTAGTGTTGTTTTTGGCGTTATTTTGGGACTCATCAGTGGGTATCTTGGGGGCTGGGTAGATCGAATCTTACTCTTTTTAATGGATTCGATTTATGCCATTCCAGGTTTACTGATTGCCGTAACCTTGTCCTTTTCGATTGGTGAGGCAGCCCGAGGAGTTCCGAGTGCTGCGGCTGCGTTAGGTGTAGCTTATATCCCTAAGTACTATCGTGTGGTTCGTAACCATACCGTCAGCATTAAGACAGAGCTGTTTATGGAAGCCGCTAGAGCTCTAGGGGCTTCTCCTTGGCGAATTATTACGCGATATCTCTTCGGTAATGTGATTCAAAGTGTGCCAGTTTTGTTCTCTTTAAATGCCGCAGACTCTGTTTTAACCCTGGGAGCCCTGGGCTTCTTGGGTCTAGGTTTGCCCGCTGAAATCCCAGAATGGGGATATGACTTAAAAGTGGCCCTAGAAGGATTCACTGGGGAAGTGTGGTGGACCACCCTATTTCCTGGCTTAGCAATGGCCTCATTATCGGTGGGATTATCCCTTGCCAGTGAAGGTCTAAGTGAGTTTTTCAATCCTCTACAGCGGCGGGATGCCGATCAGAGCTAA
- a CDS encoding glycosyltransferase family 2 protein — protein MLESPSPSLLVVIVNYRTPQLTIDCLQSLQAEVKHHGNTRVVVVDNQSGDGSVVVLQDVIASHHWQEWVSLRTLDTNGGFAAGNNAVIGPALKSAQPPDYIWLLNPDTVVCPGALKTLLAFLKQHPDVGIAGSRLEHLDGTPQYSAFRFHTIWSELDQGLRLGLVSKVLSRWILAPPIPKEAVATDWLAGASMMIRRQVFEQIGLLDDEFFMYYEEVDFCLRARHADWACWYVPASRVVHLVGQSSGVTGAQATQQRRPQYWFDSRHRYFHKHHSHLYSVLTDLAWLGGFSLWQLRQFVQHKPQVDPPYLLQDFFCNSALIKGGQCRSGI, from the coding sequence ATGTTAGAGTCACCATCACCTTCTTTGCTGGTTGTGATTGTCAATTACCGAACGCCCCAGCTAACGATCGATTGTTTGCAGTCTTTGCAAGCAGAGGTGAAGCACCATGGGAATACGCGGGTTGTCGTTGTTGATAATCAGTCTGGGGATGGATCCGTTGTCGTATTGCAGGATGTGATCGCATCTCATCATTGGCAAGAATGGGTATCACTCCGAACCTTGGATACCAATGGGGGATTTGCAGCTGGCAACAATGCTGTAATTGGTCCTGCTCTCAAGTCGGCTCAACCCCCTGACTATATTTGGTTGTTAAACCCCGATACGGTGGTTTGCCCTGGAGCCCTCAAGACCTTACTAGCATTTCTCAAACAACACCCTGATGTGGGCATCGCGGGCAGCCGTCTAGAGCATTTAGATGGTACCCCACAATATTCAGCCTTTCGATTCCATACCATCTGGAGTGAGCTAGATCAGGGATTACGGTTGGGACTGGTGTCTAAAGTTCTATCCAGGTGGATATTAGCACCACCGATTCCTAAGGAGGCGGTGGCCACAGATTGGTTAGCCGGGGCCAGCATGATGATCCGACGCCAGGTCTTTGAGCAAATTGGGCTGCTGGATGACGAGTTCTTTATGTATTACGAAGAAGTTGATTTTTGCCTGAGGGCAAGACACGCTGATTGGGCCTGTTGGTATGTCCCCGCCAGTCGCGTGGTTCATCTGGTCGGGCAAAGTTCAGGGGTAACGGGAGCCCAAGCGACCCAACAGCGACGACCTCAATATTGGTTTGACTCTCGCCATCGATACTTCCACAAACACCACAGTCATTTGTATTCGGTCCTGACGGATTTAGCATGGTTGGGGGGCTTTTCCCTCTGGCAGCTTCGGCAATTCGTCCAGCACAAACCTCAAGTCGATCCCCCCTACCTTCTACAAGACTTCTTCTGCAATAGTGCTTTGATTAAGGGGGGACAATGTCGCAGCGGGATTTAA
- a CDS encoding nucleoside deaminase, producing MNSDSFMDAAIEEAQRGLAAGGIPIGSVVVKDGNIVGRGHNLRVQQGSAILHAEMSALETLGRQPAVFYQDVTLYTTLSPCSMCTGAILLYKIPRVVIGENWTFMGEEALLKSRGVQVTVLDYPQCHQMMQAFIKGTPQLWYEDIGVEQA from the coding sequence ATGAATTCAGACTCATTTATGGATGCAGCCATCGAAGAGGCTCAGCGGGGGTTAGCGGCTGGCGGAATTCCGATTGGCTCTGTAGTGGTCAAGGATGGGAATATTGTGGGTCGGGGCCATAATCTAAGGGTGCAACAAGGCAGTGCGATTTTACATGCCGAGATGAGCGCTCTGGAAACCTTGGGGCGCCAACCTGCCGTGTTTTACCAAGACGTTACGTTATACACCACCCTGTCACCCTGCAGCATGTGTACAGGCGCTATTTTGCTCTATAAAATCCCCCGCGTGGTCATAGGCGAAAATTGGACCTTTATGGGAGAAGAAGCCTTGCTGAAATCTCGTGGAGTCCAGGTTACTGTCCTAGACTATCCCCAGTGTCACCAAATGATGCAGGCGTTTATTAAAGGCACCCCTCAACTTTGGTACGAGGATATTGGAGTTGAACAAGCCTGA
- a CDS encoding serine O-acetyltransferase, whose translation MSQRDLSLWQQIIEDWRAHQSDWTKPGFRAVAVHRFGGWRMRIQPKLIRAPFSLIYRGHYRYIRNVYGIDLPYTVKLGRRVVIEHQGAIVIHGDSEIGDDCIIRQGVTLGNRYLEHPFDAPKLGARVNVGAGAKILGDVELGNDVNIGANAVVLSNVPSGETAVGIPAKILTLHRLPIPSGE comes from the coding sequence ATGTCGCAGCGGGATTTAAGTCTCTGGCAACAAATTATCGAAGACTGGCGAGCCCATCAGTCGGACTGGACCAAACCGGGATTTCGCGCAGTTGCCGTGCATCGGTTTGGGGGGTGGCGGATGCGAATTCAACCGAAGCTGATACGAGCCCCTTTTAGCCTGATTTATCGGGGACATTACCGCTACATTCGCAATGTTTATGGCATTGACTTGCCCTACACCGTCAAATTAGGGCGTCGAGTCGTCATTGAGCATCAAGGAGCCATCGTTATTCATGGGGATAGCGAGATTGGCGATGACTGTATTATTCGTCAGGGCGTTACCTTAGGGAATCGCTACCTAGAACACCCTTTTGATGCCCCTAAGCTGGGGGCACGAGTAAATGTTGGGGCAGGCGCTAAAATCTTGGGAGATGTGGAGCTGGGGAATGATGTCAATATCGGGGCGAATGCAGTTGTTTTGTCGAACGTTCCATCTGGAGAGACAGCCGTGGGCATCCCAGCTAAAATCTTGACCCTTCATCGTCTCCCTATCCCGAGCGGAGAGTAG